A section of the Natronospira bacteriovora genome encodes:
- a CDS encoding cation:proton antiporter subunit C, producing the protein MNTTLFVFTAASLFSLGFYGVLTRTSLIHRLLSANIMATAVFLFLILISASNPGGVDPIPQAMVLTGIVISVSLTAFALALIRYFHASSNDGEDH; encoded by the coding sequence ATGAACACCACGCTATTTGTCTTCACTGCGGCATCACTCTTTTCTCTTGGCTTCTACGGCGTGCTGACACGAACGAGCCTGATTCACCGGCTGCTGTCGGCAAACATCATGGCCACAGCGGTATTTCTGTTTCTAATTCTGATCTCGGCGAGCAATCCCGGCGGGGTTGACCCGATTCCACAAGCGATGGTGCTGACCGGAATCGTGATCTCGGTGAGTCTGACGGCCTTTGCCCTGGCTCTCATTCGCTACTTTCATGCATCCAGCAATGATGGAGAGGATCACTGA
- a CDS encoding alpha/beta hydrolase-fold protein: MKARQLWWLLVLVALLGLTACEREAPPEAWATVHGPDRLPEDFAREGRLFVVFAPEGAEVPHVHMGFPPWSDSDPFFAMDVDGWRGEQPLRLMPGMTGFPRESLDGVPPGRYQLQAIYKTDFFFHQPVAEGSWVSEPLEVEWPEDRGKIELRLGELLPDELPADRPNLRFVRIRSELLSEFWGEDIHLRAAVILPSDWEDSDARYPVRYNIGGYGSRYTRALGLMEAGSDFRNDWYDPANPKFLMVLLDGTGPFGDPYQINSRNSGPWGDAVVEELIPHIESKFRAIAEPEARFLDGGSTGGWASLAMQIFYPETFNGAWSFCADSPDFRRFQLIDLYEDDNAYYNRHGYLIPSKRSIEGDPEFSIKAEIAMERVMGRGDTFLTGGEQWGAWHALYGPRGDDGLPVPAWDEHTGEIDPEVVAYWKDYDLRLYLKENWPEIGEDLVGKLNIWMGDMDDYYLNPGMYRFAELMAELSDPDPEARFTWGRLQGHCWIPLSHAEIFRQMAERLEASGAGGD; this comes from the coding sequence ATGAAGGCAAGGCAGTTGTGGTGGTTGCTGGTGTTGGTCGCCCTTTTGGGCTTGACCGCTTGTGAACGGGAGGCGCCACCGGAGGCCTGGGCCACGGTTCACGGGCCGGATCGGCTGCCCGAGGATTTTGCCCGGGAAGGCCGGCTCTTCGTGGTTTTCGCGCCGGAGGGCGCGGAGGTGCCGCATGTCCACATGGGGTTCCCGCCGTGGTCCGATTCGGATCCCTTCTTTGCCATGGATGTGGATGGCTGGCGTGGTGAACAGCCCCTCCGGCTGATGCCCGGCATGACAGGCTTTCCGCGTGAAAGCCTGGACGGGGTGCCACCCGGCCGCTACCAGCTGCAGGCAATCTACAAGACCGACTTCTTCTTTCACCAGCCGGTTGCCGAGGGCAGCTGGGTGTCGGAACCGCTCGAGGTGGAGTGGCCGGAGGATCGCGGGAAAATTGAACTGCGACTGGGCGAGTTGCTTCCGGATGAATTGCCGGCCGATCGCCCGAATCTGCGTTTCGTTCGCATTCGAAGTGAATTGTTGAGTGAGTTCTGGGGTGAGGATATTCACCTCCGGGCTGCGGTAATCCTCCCGAGTGATTGGGAAGACAGCGATGCCCGCTACCCGGTTCGCTACAATATCGGCGGTTACGGCTCCCGCTATACCCGGGCACTGGGGCTGATGGAAGCGGGCAGCGATTTTCGCAATGACTGGTACGACCCCGCCAATCCGAAATTTCTGATGGTATTGCTGGATGGAACCGGCCCTTTCGGTGATCCCTACCAGATCAATTCCCGCAACAGCGGGCCCTGGGGTGACGCGGTGGTTGAGGAACTCATTCCCCACATCGAATCCAAGTTCCGTGCCATTGCCGAGCCCGAGGCGCGTTTCCTGGATGGTGGTTCCACCGGTGGCTGGGCATCGCTCGCCATGCAGATCTTCTACCCGGAAACCTTCAACGGTGCGTGGTCCTTCTGTGCCGATAGCCCGGATTTTCGCCGTTTCCAGCTCATTGATCTGTATGAAGACGACAATGCCTATTACAACCGCCACGGCTATCTGATTCCATCCAAGCGATCCATTGAAGGGGACCCGGAGTTCTCCATCAAGGCTGAAATTGCCATGGAGCGGGTCATGGGCCGGGGTGACACCTTCCTGACCGGTGGTGAGCAATGGGGAGCCTGGCATGCCCTGTACGGGCCCCGCGGTGACGATGGTCTGCCGGTTCCCGCCTGGGATGAGCACACCGGTGAGATTGACCCGGAGGTGGTGGCGTACTGGAAGGACTATGACCTCAGGCTGTACCTGAAGGAGAACTGGCCTGAGATCGGAGAGGATCTCGTTGGCAAGCTCAATATCTGGATGGGGGATATGGACGACTACTACCTGAACCCGGGTATGTATCGTTTCGCCGAATTGATGGCTGAATTATCCGACCCCGATCCGGAAGCCCGCTTTACCTGGGGGCGCTTGCAAGGCCACTGCTGGATTCCCCTTAGCCACGCGGAAATCTTCCGTCAGATGGCCGAGCGCCTGGAGGCTTCCGGGGCCGGCGGTGATTGA
- a CDS encoding proton-conducting transporter transmembrane domain-containing protein, protein MDVYAAMPLWVVLSSLLAAVIILVLGEPWYRSRIVINLLAAGVKIVLVSIMLWGVARGDVFSFHLTLLPGVELQLHADALTMLLSTLSAILWLVTTIYAIAYLKGSPNHARFFGFFSLCVAATMGVATAGNLFTFFLFYELLTLATWPLVVHRGTRDALRSGALYLLFTLGGGGLLLLGIIAVQSLAGTTVFQPGGFLHTLDTPPAILTGVFILLFSGFAVKAAIVPLHIWLPRAMVAPAPVSALLHAVAVVKAGAFGIVRLVYDVYGLDLTALLGLNHLIAGLAAFTILYGSIQALRQQDLKRRLAYSTVSQVSYIVLGVGIGGPLATIGGLVHLVHQGLMKITLFFCAGNVAETHGVKTVADMNGIGRRMPWTMLAFTVAALGMIGIPPIAGFLSKWYLGLGGIAAGQYWVIPVLVASTLLNAAYFLPVLKRAWFDEPDPAQRGTGIAEASPGLLWPALFTAALALGSGILAGMPLSPLQWTTLIVDRFYG, encoded by the coding sequence ATGGATGTCTACGCCGCCATGCCCCTGTGGGTGGTGCTGAGCTCCCTGCTTGCCGCCGTTATCATCCTGGTGCTTGGTGAGCCATGGTACCGAAGCCGAATCGTGATCAATCTGCTGGCAGCGGGGGTCAAGATCGTACTGGTGTCGATCATGCTCTGGGGAGTGGCGCGCGGGGATGTGTTTTCCTTTCATCTCACGTTGCTGCCCGGCGTCGAGTTACAGCTGCATGCCGATGCCCTGACCATGCTGCTGAGCACATTGTCGGCAATCCTCTGGCTGGTGACCACAATCTATGCCATTGCCTATCTCAAGGGCTCTCCCAATCATGCCCGCTTTTTCGGTTTCTTCAGTCTCTGTGTCGCCGCCACCATGGGCGTGGCGACTGCCGGCAACCTGTTCACCTTCTTCCTTTTCTACGAATTACTGACGCTCGCCACCTGGCCACTGGTCGTTCACCGCGGCACTCGTGATGCGCTTCGCTCAGGTGCCCTATATTTGCTGTTCACCCTGGGTGGCGGCGGCCTTCTTCTGCTCGGCATCATCGCCGTTCAGTCCCTGGCTGGAACCACGGTGTTCCAGCCAGGTGGCTTTCTCCACACCCTCGACACACCTCCGGCAATACTGACGGGTGTATTCATCCTGCTTTTCAGCGGCTTCGCGGTGAAGGCGGCCATTGTGCCACTGCATATCTGGTTGCCGCGGGCCATGGTTGCACCGGCGCCGGTCAGTGCCCTGTTGCATGCGGTGGCGGTCGTGAAAGCGGGTGCATTCGGTATCGTGCGGCTGGTTTATGACGTGTACGGCCTGGACCTCACCGCCCTGCTCGGCCTGAATCATCTCATCGCCGGGCTCGCCGCCTTCACCATTCTCTATGGCTCAATCCAGGCTCTGCGCCAGCAGGACCTCAAGCGACGACTGGCCTATTCCACGGTGAGCCAGGTTTCCTACATCGTCCTGGGCGTCGGTATCGGTGGCCCGCTGGCAACCATTGGCGGACTGGTGCACCTTGTTCATCAGGGCCTGATGAAGATCACGCTGTTCTTCTGTGCCGGAAACGTGGCCGAGACTCACGGAGTGAAGACGGTCGCGGACATGAACGGCATTGGCCGACGAATGCCGTGGACCATGCTCGCCTTTACCGTGGCGGCCCTGGGGATGATCGGCATCCCGCCCATCGCCGGTTTCCTCAGCAAATGGTATCTGGGTCTGGGTGGCATTGCTGCCGGGCAGTACTGGGTCATTCCGGTATTGGTCGCCAGCACTTTGCTGAATGCCGCCTACTTTCTGCCGGTACTCAAACGGGCGTGGTTTGACGAGCCGGATCCGGCGCAACGGGGCACGGGAATTGCCGAGGCCAGTCCCGGCCTGCTTTGGCCTGCCCTGTTCACTGCGGCACTCGCGCTTGGTTCCGGGATACTCGCCGGCATGCCCTTGAGTCCACTGCAGTGGACCACACTCATTGTGGACAGGTTCTACGGATGA
- a CDS encoding complex I subunit 5 family protein, with the protein MDGEGLQTLILTLLVFAPLLTGMLAFALGARGLADALGIALSLGLLLLLVPLSGTVLEQGHLHIDLGGHGGGLGIPLYVDGLTLAMLWLTAILSLSIQVYSAGWLRSNSLSADIEFRWLWFFLWSGLNALFLSGDLFNLYVTLEITTLAAVPLVILSRGRQAMEAAMRYLLYALVGSILFLLGVALTYAYSGFLSLPEISARSINGSVATAALLLMTAGTAMKAALFPVHGWLPRAHSTAPSPASALLSAIVAKAGAYLLIRLWMGPFEQAWNLPMAQAMGAVGAAGIFFASFQALRQTRLKLVIAYSTVAQLGYLLLLIPLATLMAWNGVIYHALSHGLAKAALFLAAGNLIMAIGNDRLESLAGCDRILSKNIMAIGLAGVAIAGLPPSGGFIAKWWMIQSALQSGQWWWAAVISTGGLMAALYIFRILAHAFHAQDPYSHTPRHHAGTTLSRWLVWPPVLLALAAIALGVTGNLLAPFIEAGSPLGGQP; encoded by the coding sequence ATGGACGGTGAGGGCCTGCAGACGCTGATTCTCACGTTGCTGGTATTCGCGCCACTGCTGACAGGCATGCTGGCCTTCGCGCTAGGCGCTCGGGGGCTGGCGGACGCCTTGGGGATCGCGCTCAGTCTGGGCTTGCTCCTGCTGCTTGTTCCGCTCAGCGGCACCGTGCTGGAACAGGGGCATCTGCACATTGATCTCGGGGGCCATGGCGGGGGACTGGGTATTCCACTGTACGTGGACGGACTCACCCTGGCCATGCTCTGGTTAACGGCCATTCTCTCCCTTTCAATTCAGGTCTATTCCGCCGGCTGGCTGCGAAGCAACAGCCTGTCCGCCGACATCGAGTTTCGCTGGCTCTGGTTCTTTCTGTGGTCAGGGCTCAATGCCCTGTTTCTGTCCGGTGACCTCTTCAATCTCTATGTCACCCTCGAGATCACCACACTGGCCGCCGTACCCCTGGTCATACTCAGTCGAGGGCGGCAGGCCATGGAGGCGGCCATGCGCTACCTCCTGTATGCCCTGGTCGGCTCGATCCTGTTTCTCCTGGGTGTCGCGCTGACTTACGCATACAGCGGCTTTCTGTCCCTGCCTGAAATCAGCGCGCGATCCATCAACGGATCGGTCGCCACCGCCGCTCTTTTGTTGATGACCGCCGGCACGGCAATGAAGGCCGCGCTCTTCCCTGTCCATGGCTGGCTGCCCAGGGCTCATTCCACGGCCCCATCACCGGCCAGCGCGCTGCTCTCCGCCATCGTCGCCAAGGCCGGGGCCTATCTGCTCATTCGACTCTGGATGGGCCCGTTTGAGCAGGCGTGGAACCTGCCAATGGCTCAGGCCATGGGTGCTGTGGGGGCTGCCGGGATTTTCTTCGCTTCCTTCCAGGCCCTGCGGCAAACCCGTCTCAAGCTCGTGATCGCCTATTCCACCGTGGCACAGCTTGGCTATCTGCTCCTGCTGATTCCACTGGCGACACTCATGGCCTGGAATGGCGTGATCTATCATGCATTGAGTCATGGCCTGGCCAAGGCTGCCCTGTTTCTGGCAGCTGGCAACCTGATCATGGCCATCGGAAACGATCGCCTGGAATCCCTGGCCGGATGTGACCGCATATTGTCCAAGAACATCATGGCCATCGGACTGGCCGGGGTGGCCATTGCCGGCTTGCCGCCCAGCGGTGGTTTCATCGCCAAATGGTGGATGATCCAGAGTGCGCTGCAAAGCGGTCAATGGTGGTGGGCGGCGGTCATTTCCACCGGCGGCCTCATGGCAGCACTCTATATTTTCCGCATTCTGGCCCATGCCTTCCACGCGCAAGATCCCTATTCCCATACGCCGCGTCACCATGCCGGCACAACGCTTTCCCGATGGCTGGTGTGGCCACCCGTTCTGCTGGCCCTGGCCGCCATTGCCCTCGGCGTGACGGGTAACCTGCTGGCGCCGTTCATCGAGGCCGGTTCTCCACTGGGAGGGCAGCCATGA
- a CDS encoding monovalent cation/H+ antiporter complex subunit F, with protein MMQNLLTGMAVFLMANLVVGLLRVHLGPTPADRMLSMLLFGTTTVATMLLLAYAQAMPALVIVALVFVMLATIGSIAFVQLPPRLKPTNRNEKP; from the coding sequence ATGATGCAGAACCTCCTCACCGGCATGGCAGTGTTCCTGATGGCCAACCTGGTGGTAGGTCTGCTACGCGTCCATCTGGGGCCAACACCGGCTGATCGCATGCTTTCCATGCTGCTGTTCGGCACCACCACCGTTGCCACCATGTTGCTGCTGGCCTATGCCCAGGCCATGCCGGCACTGGTGATCGTGGCCCTGGTCTTCGTGATGTTGGCCACCATCGGCAGCATCGCATTCGTACAACTCCCACCGCGACTCAAGCCCACGAACAGGAACGAGAAACCGTGA
- a CDS encoding complex I subunit 5 family protein produces the protein MMLPSVTQLFALLLPCLPLAVAAALYVRPLQARACRLSAWIPLSGLALLFLYGEVVEFPWLLLGARVGVDDLAAPLLILASLAWTLAGLHARSRIPDKDQPRFFLFWLLTWTGNLCVFITLDAASFYAAYAMMSVSAYGLIIFYRRPDDYRAGRIYLAMALLGEAFILAGLFLLGSSMGNIAFDQQPDAIAQLQQPLLVAGLFAAGFAVKMGMVPLHMWLPLAHPQAPVPASAVLSGVILKAGLMGCIRFLPFEVDGFALLGASLLAIGLVSAFFGVVIGLTQTRMKTVLAYSSISQMGLISAGIGAALMDPAIAPALLAAVTLFALHHGLAKTALFLSVDMATERPVLARRLVWLPAIALAGAPLSSGALAKVNLKSHWPDFLTGLEPLLLISSVATTLLLTRFLVLLWQSGNEAASDRDGVPAAIPWLLLLLAGLTVPWVATHGFAGLAPLSTTAPFRPDYLLETLLPVVAGLMLATAAWRLNGERWRPNIPPGDLINIRLSWSRAPGLLPGFGSLKDGLSPLLETWERMMGHSEQALSRMATSLLVLMSGLGLLLLAVTL, from the coding sequence ATGATGCTCCCGTCAGTCACACAACTGTTTGCCCTGCTGCTTCCGTGCCTGCCATTGGCGGTCGCGGCGGCATTGTATGTTCGGCCCCTTCAGGCTCGAGCTTGCCGTCTTTCCGCCTGGATTCCTCTCAGCGGCCTGGCCCTGCTCTTCCTTTACGGCGAGGTTGTAGAGTTCCCCTGGTTGCTGCTGGGCGCAAGGGTGGGTGTTGACGACCTTGCCGCCCCCTTGCTGATTCTGGCTAGCCTTGCCTGGACGCTGGCCGGCCTGCATGCCCGTTCACGCATCCCCGACAAGGATCAGCCGCGTTTCTTTCTGTTCTGGCTCCTGACGTGGACCGGCAATCTCTGTGTGTTCATCACCCTGGACGCCGCCAGTTTCTATGCCGCCTACGCCATGATGAGTGTCTCCGCCTACGGCCTGATCATCTTCTACCGTCGGCCCGACGACTACCGAGCGGGCCGCATCTATCTGGCCATGGCACTTCTGGGTGAAGCCTTCATACTTGCCGGCCTGTTTCTGCTCGGCAGCAGCATGGGCAACATCGCTTTCGACCAGCAACCCGATGCCATCGCACAACTGCAACAGCCCTTGCTGGTGGCCGGCCTGTTTGCAGCCGGTTTCGCCGTGAAGATGGGTATGGTGCCACTGCATATGTGGCTGCCACTGGCCCATCCGCAGGCCCCCGTTCCGGCCAGTGCAGTGCTGAGCGGTGTCATTCTCAAGGCCGGGCTGATGGGTTGTATACGCTTTCTGCCGTTTGAGGTCGATGGATTTGCCCTGCTGGGCGCATCCCTGCTGGCAATCGGCCTGGTAAGTGCCTTTTTCGGCGTGGTGATTGGCTTGACCCAGACCCGCATGAAGACGGTACTGGCCTACTCAAGCATCAGCCAGATGGGCCTGATTTCCGCAGGTATCGGCGCAGCGCTGATGGATCCTGCGATTGCGCCGGCATTGCTGGCGGCCGTGACCCTTTTCGCCCTCCATCACGGCCTGGCCAAGACCGCGCTCTTTCTGAGTGTGGACATGGCCACTGAAAGGCCTGTTCTCGCCCGACGACTGGTCTGGCTGCCCGCCATCGCTCTGGCAGGCGCCCCGCTCAGCAGTGGCGCACTGGCCAAGGTCAATCTGAAATCACACTGGCCGGACTTCCTCACCGGCCTGGAGCCTCTGCTGCTGATCAGCTCTGTTGCCACGACACTGCTGCTGACCCGTTTTCTTGTGCTGCTCTGGCAATCAGGCAATGAAGCGGCCAGTGACAGGGACGGCGTGCCGGCGGCCATACCCTGGTTGCTCCTTCTGCTCGCTGGTCTGACAGTGCCGTGGGTTGCCACCCATGGCTTTGCTGGCCTTGCCCCTCTTTCCACGACCGCGCCGTTTCGTCCGGACTACCTGCTTGAGACATTGCTGCCGGTGGTGGCCGGCCTGATGCTGGCGACAGCGGCCTGGAGGCTGAACGGTGAACGCTGGCGACCGAACATCCCGCCCGGGGATCTCATCAACATACGGCTGTCATGGTCGCGAGCACCCGGTTTGCTGCCCGGCTTCGGAAGCCTTAAAGACGGCTTGTCACCACTGCTGGAGACGTGGGAGCGGATGATGGGCCATTCGGAACAGGCCCTGTCCCGAATGGCCACCAGTCTCCTGGTCCTGATGTCCGGGCTTGGCCTTCTGCTTCTGGCGGTCACCCTTTAG
- a CDS encoding hydrogenase subunit MbhD domain-containing protein, with product MIDAGLLFDTLLCLGLLGLGWSAVTSSGQFRATVMFMIFGLLMAAAWARLESPDLALAEAAIGAGLTGALLLNACKAAYSQRRQSIELDQEGPVGKLFRVMAAIFCGTLALTLTWLMHDLPGRAGPVPDTVTQVQPDHFLGNPVTSVLLDYRAYDTLLEMVVLLLAIIGARILLHQMTLPPLHPPREQDPPMVAPLLRAVTPLMLATGLYLFWAGSHSPGGAFQAGALLAALGVMYRLTGRLQPCNDTAPILRFMLIIGLGLFSLFAVLALFWSDAPLTYPDVLAYEIVLAIEFALTVSIATTLILMFSASPGMTLERRQ from the coding sequence ATGATTGATGCCGGCCTTCTCTTCGATACACTGCTTTGCCTGGGCCTTCTTGGTCTGGGCTGGAGTGCCGTCACCTCAAGCGGCCAGTTTCGCGCCACCGTCATGTTCATGATCTTCGGCCTGTTGATGGCGGCCGCCTGGGCACGGCTGGAATCACCGGACCTGGCATTGGCGGAAGCCGCCATTGGCGCAGGCCTGACCGGTGCCCTGCTGCTCAATGCCTGCAAGGCCGCCTACTCCCAGCGCCGTCAAAGCATTGAGCTGGACCAGGAAGGCCCGGTCGGCAAGCTATTTCGCGTCATGGCGGCGATCTTCTGCGGCACGCTGGCCCTGACCCTGACCTGGCTGATGCACGATTTGCCGGGGCGGGCCGGCCCGGTTCCGGATACCGTGACACAGGTTCAGCCGGATCATTTTCTTGGCAATCCAGTGACGTCGGTTCTACTGGATTACCGTGCCTATGACACCCTGCTGGAGATGGTGGTCCTGCTTCTGGCAATCATTGGTGCGCGTATTCTGCTGCATCAGATGACGCTCCCGCCCCTGCATCCACCAAGAGAGCAGGATCCGCCCATGGTGGCGCCACTTCTTCGGGCCGTCACACCCTTGATGCTGGCAACCGGGCTGTACCTGTTCTGGGCCGGCAGCCACTCACCCGGTGGTGCCTTCCAGGCCGGTGCACTGCTGGCAGCCCTGGGTGTCATGTACCGCCTCACGGGGCGGCTGCAGCCCTGCAATGACACTGCTCCGATACTGCGATTCATGCTCATCATCGGCCTGGGTCTGTTCAGCCTGTTTGCCGTACTCGCGCTGTTCTGGTCGGATGCCCCGCTGACGTATCCGGACGTGCTGGCCTATGAAATCGTTCTCGCCATCGAATTTGCGCTGACCGTTTCCATTGCCACCACACTGATTCTGATGTTTTCCGCCAGCCCGGGGATGACACTGGAGCGGCGCCAATGA
- a CDS encoding monovalent cation/H(+) antiporter subunit G, with the protein MNLDELLAIAILLLGCFFFLAGTVGLLRFPDTLSRLHALTKADNLGLGLICLGLAIHDATLAGIVLLLFIWMMAVLSSTLSAFLIARRHHARKEYPEAGHD; encoded by the coding sequence GTGAATCTTGACGAGCTACTGGCAATCGCCATTCTGCTGCTGGGCTGCTTTTTCTTTCTGGCCGGCACGGTCGGGCTACTGCGGTTCCCCGACACACTCAGCCGTCTGCACGCACTCACCAAGGCTGACAACCTGGGTCTTGGGCTGATCTGTCTGGGTCTGGCCATTCATGACGCCACGCTGGCCGGCATTGTTCTGCTGCTTTTCATCTGGATGATGGCCGTGCTGTCCTCGACCCTGTCGGCCTTCCTCATCGCCCGGCGTCATCATGCCCGAAAGGAGTATCCGGAGGCCGGGCATGATTGA
- a CDS encoding Na+/H+ antiporter subunit E, with protein sequence MFDRIAANIPLAAVLMLLWFGLSGNQGWLFGTAAVLCALLVTNRLLHQDPERLSLAGLLRFSAWFVSRSFLGGLDVAWRALSPGKNIDNALFTHRFKTANPSARTVVIGALSLMPGTLSVAVEDDHLTVHSIAGDVHGQVESLEALAIDIFRPEHVHKGSEAR encoded by the coding sequence ATGTTCGATCGCATTGCGGCCAACATCCCTCTCGCAGCCGTGCTCATGCTGCTCTGGTTCGGCCTGAGTGGCAATCAGGGCTGGCTGTTCGGCACCGCGGCCGTTCTGTGCGCGTTGCTCGTCACTAACAGGCTATTGCATCAGGATCCGGAGCGGCTTTCCCTTGCCGGCCTGCTCCGCTTTTCGGCCTGGTTTGTCTCGCGATCCTTTCTTGGGGGACTGGATGTCGCCTGGCGCGCCCTGTCACCCGGCAAAAACATCGACAATGCCCTCTTTACCCACCGCTTCAAGACCGCGAACCCCTCGGCAAGAACCGTCGTCATCGGTGCCTTGAGCCTGATGCCCGGAACGCTTTCCGTCGCCGTGGAAGATGATCACCTGACCGTACACAGCATCGCTGGCGATGTTCACGGGCAGGTGGAGTCGCTGGAAGCGCTAGCGATCGACATTTTTCGGCCGGAACATGTACACAAGGGCAGTGAAGCCAGATGA
- a CDS encoding sensor domain-containing diguanylate cyclase, whose protein sequence is MEQSQRTDDKGIGLLRGRDGLRLLLSLWDNFPEHMFIIRVDGPDEFIVEAINPAHEKTLGKSTDITGQRIDAILPRDAAEPVIQRYRHCVATGEPYRYEECGYFVDEQGMRQEGHWLTLLVPISDMNGRVHHLFGISKNITEVIRARQEVEAQNRILEERVAERTRELEKANAELKHQATRDFLTDCYNRRHLTEIARLEMERARRYDMPFTLALIDIDKFKAINDQHGHNEGDRTLRALATCLRKAMRRPDILGRYGGDEFLVLMPETDITGARVISGRLQDTVRKQCGQTISIGLAQLKPSDGKLESIIERADRDLMSVKESRKKSP, encoded by the coding sequence ATGGAACAGTCGCAACGCACTGATGACAAGGGCATCGGCCTGCTCCGAGGCCGCGACGGACTGCGTCTGCTCCTCAGCCTCTGGGATAACTTTCCCGAACACATGTTCATCATCCGGGTGGACGGCCCGGATGAGTTCATTGTCGAAGCCATCAACCCGGCCCACGAGAAAACGCTCGGAAAATCCACCGATATCACCGGCCAGAGAATCGACGCCATTCTTCCCAGAGATGCGGCGGAACCCGTCATCCAGCGCTACCGCCATTGTGTCGCCACTGGCGAACCTTACCGCTATGAGGAATGTGGCTACTTCGTGGATGAACAAGGCATGAGACAGGAGGGCCATTGGCTAACTCTCCTGGTTCCGATCAGCGACATGAATGGCCGCGTCCACCATCTGTTTGGCATCTCGAAAAATATTACGGAAGTGATTCGCGCCCGCCAGGAAGTGGAAGCGCAAAATCGCATTCTGGAAGAACGGGTGGCCGAGCGAACCCGGGAACTGGAAAAGGCCAATGCCGAACTCAAACATCAAGCAACCAGGGACTTCCTCACGGATTGCTACAATCGACGCCATCTTACAGAGATTGCCCGTCTGGAAATGGAAAGGGCCCGACGTTATGACATGCCCTTCACGCTCGCACTCATTGATATTGACAAGTTCAAGGCGATCAATGATCAGCATGGTCACAATGAGGGTGACCGGACCCTAAGAGCCCTGGCCACCTGCCTTCGCAAGGCCATGAGACGTCCGGACATACTGGGGCGGTATGGTGGCGATGAATTCCTGGTTCTCATGCCGGAGACCGACATCACCGGCGCCAGGGTGATTTCAGGCCGTCTTCAGGACACTGTTCGGAAACAATGCGGTCAGACTATCAGTATTGGTCTCGCCCAATTGAAACCCAGTGATGGCAAGCTCGAGTCGATCATCGAACGGGCCGATCGGGACCTGATGTCTGTCAAGGAGAGCAGAAAGAAATCACCTTGA